From Shewanella acanthi:
CTATTCGCCGTAAAGCGGCGCACTCACTTGGGCAAAATTATCCAACAGCTTCTTTGTCGAAGGCATCATCCCAGCCCTGTGCGAAAAAAGCATTAAAAAGCAAAGCAGTTAGCCCGCTTGAACAGCAAATTCACGATAGAATCGAAACCTGCTACCAAGAGGCTGAGGTCTATTTCAAACGCAGCTTTATCCGCCCCATCACTCAATTTACCCTCAGGGGGAAAAGTGCGGGTACGGCCCATCTACAGCAAAATCGTCTGCGCTTTAATCCTGTGTTACTCAAGGAAAACAGTGAGGCTTTTTTAGCCGAAGTCGTGCCCCACGAAATTTGCCACCTTCTGTGCTTCACCCTCTACGGCAAAACCAAACCCCATGGCCGTGAGTGGCAATCCCTAATGCGGCGAGTCTTTAAGGTGAATCCCAAAACCACCCACAGTTTTAATACCGAGACTGTGACAAGCAACGATGTCGAATACCGCTGCCTATGTGGCCCAATTCGACTCAGTATTCGTCGCCATAATAAGGTGATGCGCGGTGAGACTCGTTACCTATGTAAACGCTGTAAAACCCAACTTTTGCGAGCCGAATCGGTATAGGATTCACAATTGTTCAGCTTAGCTTAAGTCTCAATTTGCATAAGAGTTGGCATTTCCCTTAACATCACGCCATAAAAGATGGGCCCAAGGCCCACGTAGTATGATGATTTTGGGATAAATGTTGAATAAGCAAGCCATTACCTCCAATTGCCGAGCGCTCTTATTGTGCCTCGCCAGTGTTGCCAGCATTGCGCTGCCCGCCAATGCCTCCCCTTCTCACCCCAGCAGTTTCAGTCAAGCCAAAGTGTTGTCCCAGTCCCTCTACAAGGACAAGGGCGCCAATGCCCTGCCCGCGGTGGATTTTTACTGTGGCTGTGACATTCAAATCAAAGGTAAATCTTGGAAACCAGATCTGAATAGCTGCGGTTATCAAGTGCGAAAACTGGAAACGCGTGCCAATCGAATCGAGTGGGAACACGTGGTCCCCGCTTGGGAATTTGGCCATCAATTACAGTGTTGGCAAAAGGGTGGTCGTAAACATTGCGCCGACAGCAGCACCGAGTTCAATAAAATGGAAGCGGATATGCACAATTTGGTGCCCGCGATTGGCGAAGTGAATGGCGATCGCAGTAACTTTCGCTTCAGTCAATGGAACGGAAAACCTGAGCAATACGGGCAATGCGACATGGTTATCGATTTTAAAAATCGTCAGGCACAACCCGCGCCCCACGCCCGTGGCAAAATCGCCCGAACCTACCTGTACATGCAAAAAACCTATGGCTTAAAGATCGCTTCACAGCAATTAAAATTATTTAAAGCATGGGATAAAAGCTATCCAGTTGATACTATTGAATGCAAACGCGATAACGCCATCGCTAAGCTGCAGGGAAACCATAATCCCTTTGTGCAAAGTGCCTGTAAGGCACCACCGAGCCCACAATTAGCCGAATAAGGTCGACAATGAGAGTTCCAAGAATTTATCAACCTCTGCCACTTGCCCTCAATCAACAGTTAAATCTGGACGAAGATGGTGCGGCCCATATCGGCAAAGTGCTTCGCATGGGTGCGGGTGAACAAATCAGCCTGTTTAATGGTGATGGTCATGATTATCTTGCCGAAATTATCGATGCGGGTAAAAAATCAGTTACGGTAAAAGTACTTAGCTGCGATGCCAATCATTCCGAATCTCCATTAAACCTGCATTTAGGTCAGGTGATTTCCCGTGGCGATAGAATGGAATTTACCATTCAAAAATCCGTTGAACTTGGGGTGAATACCATCACGCCGCTGTTTTCAGACCGCTGCGGCGTCAAACTCAGTGGCGAGCGCCTCGAGAAGAAAATTCAGCAATGGCAGAAGATCGTGATCAGCGCCTGTGAGCAATCCGGTCGCAGCCAAGTTCCCGTTGTACGCCCTGCAATGGAATTACAGGAATGGTGCAGCGAGCCAACTGAAGCATTAAAACTTAACCTGCATCCGCGTGCGGCTCACGGTATTAACGGCTTGGACTTGTCCCATAGCCGGGTGCGGTTGTTAATTGGCCCTGAAGGCGGATTATCGGCGGAAGAAATCGCCATGACAGAGACGCATCAGTTTACCGATGTGCTCCTCGGCCCCCGAGTGCTGCGAACCGAAACCGCCTCGCTCACGGCCATTACCGCACTACAACTTAGATTTGGTGATTTAGGCTAAACGACTTAACCCAAACTCAGCCTTCATCCAGCTTTACGCCAACCATGGCAATCAATAAGGAACAGATTAATGATAAAACTCGGCATAGTGATGGACCCCATCAGTGAGATCAACATTAAGAAAGACTCCAGTTTTGCCATGCTGATGGCAGCTCAAGCGCGTGGCTACGAGCTGTTTTATATGGAAATGGCCGACCTTGCCATGGTGAACGGCGTGGCTATGGGCAATATGCGCCCGCTAAAAGTCATCAACGATGCCAGTAAATGGTTTGAGCTCGGTGAAGCACAAGATACGCCGCTCGAAGCCCTCGACGTGGTATTAATGCGTAAAGACCCACCGTTCGATACCGAATTTATCTACGCGACCTATATGCTTGAGCGCGCTGAAGAAAAAGGTGTGCTGATTGTTAACAAACCGCAGAGCCTGCGTGATGCTAACGAGAAGTTATTTACCGCCTGGTTTAGCGAATTTACCCCAGAGACAATCGTGACCCGCGATGCCAACCGCATTCGCGCCTTCCACCAAGCTAAGGGCGATATCATTTTAAAACCCTTAGATGGTATGGGCGGCACCTCGATTTTCCGCGTAAAGCAGGACGACCCAAACCTTGGGGTGATCATCGAAACCTTAACCCAGTACGGTAACCAATATGCCATGGCTCAGGCCTTTATCCCTGAAATCACCCAGGGCGATAAACGTATTCTGGTGGTCGATGGCGAGCCTGTGCCCTATGCACTCGCGCGCATTCCAAAAAAGGGCGAGACCCGTGGTAACTTAGCCGCAGGTGGCAGCGGTGTCGCCCAGCCATTGTCTGAATCCGATTGGAAGATTGCCCGCGCCATTGGCCCAGAGCTTAAAAAACGCGGCCTGATCTTTGTCGGTCTGGATGTGATTGGCGACAAGCTGACCGAGATTAACGTGACCAGTCCAACCTGTATTCGTGAAATCCAAGCGGCCTTCGATGTGGATATCACTGGCATGTTGATGGACGCCATTGAAGCGCGCGTTAAGGCCTAGGTTCATTTTTGAAAGCGAGACACAATTTACTGATTTAAGGCGCCGTTATTGGCGCCGCATCATTCTAGGATCCGATATGAGTTTTACCAAAGCGCCACTCTTGCTCCTTGCGCTGGGATTAGGTTTCGCCTCCCCAAGCTTTGCCGATGATATTGGGCCAGCCAAGGCGCCTGCGCGTCCGAAAAATATCGTTATCATGGTAGGCGATGGCATGGGGCCTGCTTACACCAGCGCCTATCGCTATTACAAAGACAATCCGGACACCGAAGAAGTTGAGCAAACCGTGTTCGACAGGCTACTCGTGGGCATGGCGAGCACTTATCCAGCGAGCGTAAGTGGTTATGTGACCGACTCTGCGGCGGCGGCGACTGCGCTGGCAACGGGCAATAAATCCTATAATGGGGCAATCTCGGTTGATACCCAAAAGCAGCCTTTACCGACTATTTTTGAAAAGGCGAAGGAGCTGGGACTAAGTACCGGCGTTGCCGTTTCTTGTCAGATTAATCACGCGACGCCAGCGGCCTTTTTGTCCCACAACGAGAGCCGTAAAAACTACGATGCTATCGCCCAAAGCTATCTAAGTACTAACGCAGATGTGTTATTGGGCGGTGGACAAAGCTATTTTCCGCCCGAATTGTTAGCCCAGTTTACAGCGCAGGGTTACCAACACATTACCCGCTTCGAGGACTTGGCCACTATCACTCAACCTAAGGTGCTCGGTCTGTTCGCCGAAGTGCAATTACCGTGGGCGGTGGATGAAAAGGATGCCCACAGACTTAGCTCCCTGACCCAAAAGGCGCTAAATCTGCTGTCACAAAATGACCAAGGCTTTGTGCTATTAGTCGAAGGCAGCCTGATTGACTGGGCAGGCCATAACAATGATATCGCCGCTGCCATGGGCGAAATGGACGAGTTTGCCAATGCCATCGAAGTCGTTGAGCAATATGTACGTGAACACCAAGACACCCTGATGGTCATCACCGCGGACCATAACACGGGTGGCTTATCTATCGGCGCCGATGGAAACTACAAATGGGATCCTGCAGTGCTGCGTAATATCTCCGCCAGTCCAGACACGCTTGCGAAGGCCGCCATAGGTGGCGATGAATGGAAAACCGATTTATCCCGCGGCTTAGGTTTTGAATTAACTGAAGAAGAAATTGCTAAGTTAAACGTCGCTCGCATGCAGGGACTAGAAACCATGTCAACTGCCGTTCGCCATGTGATTGATAACCGTACTGGAACAGGCTGGACAACCGAAGGCCACACTGGCATGGATGTACAGGTTTTTGCCGCAGGCCCTGCTGCAGGACTCTTTAATGGCCATCAGGACAATACCGATATCGCCAATAAAATCTTTAGCCTGCTGCCAAAACCGAAGAAAGTAAAAGAGCCAGCTAACTCGGCAGTTAACTAATATAGCCTAGCATCCGATAGACCCATTACAAGTTAGTGGGTCTGCTTTTCCAATAAGAGCTAACTGGTCGAGGGCCGATTTAGGGTTATAATGGCCTCAATTATTCCTATCGGTACCAGCATAGTGTTAACCAATCCATCGCAGATCATCATTCGTAACCAAGACCACCTAAGCCAGCAGCGGGTCCTCGTGCTAAACCATGAGGCGGATTCGCTGCCAAAGGCGCTACTTGATGTCGCTGAGTCTATCGATGCCCTCGCCTTAGATTACCATCACTATTTACAGCTTGAGCCACAGGCGAACAGCAAGCTACGTTGCTACTTTGGCCATCAGCTCCCGCACGATGACAAATACGATACGGTTATTGTGTATTTCCCTAAGGCCAAACCCTTAGCCCCTTACCTGTTTAACCTCGCCGCCAAACACTTGGTCGCCGATGGGCAACTGCTCGTAGTAGGTGAAAACAAAGGTGGG
This genomic window contains:
- a CDS encoding SprT family zinc-dependent metalloprotease, whose protein sequence is MLSPKTLLSPSALLNSIRRKAAHSLGQNYPTASLSKASSQPCAKKALKSKAVSPLEQQIHDRIETCYQEAEVYFKRSFIRPITQFTLRGKSAGTAHLQQNRLRFNPVLLKENSEAFLAEVVPHEICHLLCFTLYGKTKPHGREWQSLMRRVFKVNPKTTHSFNTETVTSNDVEYRCLCGPIRLSIRRHNKVMRGETRYLCKRCKTQLLRAESV
- the endA gene encoding endonuclease EndA, yielding MLNKQAITSNCRALLLCLASVASIALPANASPSHPSSFSQAKVLSQSLYKDKGANALPAVDFYCGCDIQIKGKSWKPDLNSCGYQVRKLETRANRIEWEHVVPAWEFGHQLQCWQKGGRKHCADSSTEFNKMEADMHNLVPAIGEVNGDRSNFRFSQWNGKPEQYGQCDMVIDFKNRQAQPAPHARGKIARTYLYMQKTYGLKIASQQLKLFKAWDKSYPVDTIECKRDNAIAKLQGNHNPFVQSACKAPPSPQLAE
- the rsmE gene encoding 16S rRNA (uracil(1498)-N(3))-methyltransferase, producing MRVPRIYQPLPLALNQQLNLDEDGAAHIGKVLRMGAGEQISLFNGDGHDYLAEIIDAGKKSVTVKVLSCDANHSESPLNLHLGQVISRGDRMEFTIQKSVELGVNTITPLFSDRCGVKLSGERLEKKIQQWQKIVISACEQSGRSQVPVVRPAMELQEWCSEPTEALKLNLHPRAAHGINGLDLSHSRVRLLIGPEGGLSAEEIAMTETHQFTDVLLGPRVLRTETASLTAITALQLRFGDLG
- the gshB gene encoding glutathione synthase translates to MIKLGIVMDPISEINIKKDSSFAMLMAAQARGYELFYMEMADLAMVNGVAMGNMRPLKVINDASKWFELGEAQDTPLEALDVVLMRKDPPFDTEFIYATYMLERAEEKGVLIVNKPQSLRDANEKLFTAWFSEFTPETIVTRDANRIRAFHQAKGDIILKPLDGMGGTSIFRVKQDDPNLGVIIETLTQYGNQYAMAQAFIPEITQGDKRILVVDGEPVPYALARIPKKGETRGNLAAGGSGVAQPLSESDWKIARAIGPELKKRGLIFVGLDVIGDKLTEINVTSPTCIREIQAAFDVDITGMLMDAIEARVKA
- a CDS encoding alkaline phosphatase, with the protein product MSFTKAPLLLLALGLGFASPSFADDIGPAKAPARPKNIVIMVGDGMGPAYTSAYRYYKDNPDTEEVEQTVFDRLLVGMASTYPASVSGYVTDSAAAATALATGNKSYNGAISVDTQKQPLPTIFEKAKELGLSTGVAVSCQINHATPAAFLSHNESRKNYDAIAQSYLSTNADVLLGGGQSYFPPELLAQFTAQGYQHITRFEDLATITQPKVLGLFAEVQLPWAVDEKDAHRLSSLTQKALNLLSQNDQGFVLLVEGSLIDWAGHNNDIAAAMGEMDEFANAIEVVEQYVREHQDTLMVITADHNTGGLSIGADGNYKWDPAVLRNISASPDTLAKAAIGGDEWKTDLSRGLGFELTEEEIAKLNVARMQGLETMSTAVRHVIDNRTGTGWTTEGHTGMDVQVFAAGPAAGLFNGHQDNTDIANKIFSLLPKPKKVKEPANSAVN